From the Streptomonospora nanhaiensis genome, the window CCCCTCGGCCGCCTCATGCCCGACAGAGTCGACGGAGCGCCACTGTCCCCGGTTACCGTGCGGCAACTCCTGACGCACACTGCGGGGTTGCCGTGGCGCTCACGTCTGCGGGAGCTTTATGGCACCGAGCCGGAGCGCATCCGCCGCGGAAGCCTTCGCGAAGCCCTGAACCGTCCGCCCGGCCAAGCGGTCGACTGCACCGACCGGGCCGCGCTCATCCTGGGTTACCTCGCCGAACACCTGGGCGGTGCGCCATTGCCCAACTTGGCAACCGAGCGGGTATGGGCGCCTTTGGGCATGGACGACACCCGGTGCGGCCCCCTGCCCGATGATCTGGCGGTCCGAGCCGCCCCCACCGAAGTCGATGCCGAGACCGGGAACCGGCTGCGAGGCCGACCCCACGATTTCTCCGCACGCCTCCTGGGCGGAGCCTGCGGGATCGCCGGAGCCTTCGGCTCCCTGGACGATCTCGCCCGCTTCCTCACCCACATGGTCGCCCCCGGGCCTGCGGCCTTCAGCGAGAAGTGGGTGCGCGAAAGCCTCCAGACTCAGACCGGGGACCTTCAACCATCCCGCGGCCTGTTCTGGCACCCTGCTACCGACGCCGATGACGGGGTGTGGGCGCATTACGGATTCACCGTACCGCAGCCTGGATCGCCCCCGATCGGCGCACGTGGGCGCTCCTTCTCACCAACAAGATCTATTACAGCCGCGACCGGGAGCCCATCCGGCAACTACGCGACTCCGTGCGGTCGGCCGCATTCTGAAGCAGTCGTCATCTGGCCTTCGGGATCTCCGGGCGAGGCGATTTGCGGGAAAACCGACATTCGTTTCCCGTTTATATTCCCACTTTGAACACCAAGTGACGCACTTGTTTTGCCGATTCCGATTTGGGTGTTGTGTCCGTTGGACATCGCTCCCCTGTGGTGTTAACAGCAGTTTTGGCCGCGCATCGTTGCTCGATTTCGGTTGTCGAAGCGAGGTTTCGATAGCTAGAGTCATCCACGATTTCGGAGAGTAACTGGATGGTCTCCGTTCGAATCGAAGGTGGCTCATGCGGTACGTCCTCGGAGCAGTCCTGGTCGGTGCGTTGGCGACGAGTGGTTGTGCTTCCCGTGGTGGGTCTGCGGAACCGACCACTCCTGCCACCGAAGCGCCGGCGGCCTCCCACGAGGAGCGGGCACTGGAGGCATACCGGGGCCTAATGGATGCGGTTGTCGAAGGTTCACATGATGGTGCGACCCGTCATCCTGACCTGGCCTGGTACGCAACGGGGCAAGCACTGGAGTTTTCGGACGACATGCTCAACGGGATTCGTGCCACTGGGCGGCCTGATATGGACCCTCGGGTAACCTCGGCCGATCTCGCCTCGAACCCTCCGGAAGTCACCGTGGAGGACTGCGTGGACGATTCGGATTGGAACATCATCGAGGAAGATCTCGAAGGGCTCGGTTCGCTGCACGGGGAAGGGTTTCGCCCCGTCATCGCAACTGTCACGGAAAACAACGGAACCTGGCAGGTCTCCGAGCTGTGGCTGGGCGAGTACGGCGAATGCGAGCGCTAGGAATGGCGCGGGTGCTTCTCGTCTCTGCGGCATCGGCCGCGGGCGCAACGGCACTAGCCGGGCCGGCACACGCGGAAGCGGCATTCTGGTCGACGTCGGCGTGCTCGGAGTCTTCGTGCGAGGTGACCGCGAACGCTCGGGAACCCGCTCCCGATACGGGCTCAGCCAATGCACCCGCCCTGCCGGCTCCACTGCCTCACCGACCGGTCGAGCCGGAGCCGAGTTGCTCTGAACCGGTCGGCGGGGCGGTCCGCTGCACGGCCACGTTGAGCGCTCCGCAGGCAGGCGGCGGGGTGGACGTGGCGGCCCTGGCCGAGCGGGCGCGGGCGCGGTTGGAGTTGCCCGAGCCCCCGAGATCGACTCGGCTCCGCCGATGGGCGGCACCGCGGTGGTGGGGTTTCCCCTCTGGCTGTGGATCGACGCCGAGCAGTGGCAGCCCCGCAGCGCGCGGGTGTCGGTGCGGGGAGGTTCGGCCTCGGTGACGGCCGTACCGCGCGAGGTCTCCTGGGACATGG encodes:
- a CDS encoding serine hydrolase; amino-acid sequence: MTSPPERIQALVDQAVTDRITPGGVWALGDDTGLVHQGTAGVLDPDDPTPVRADTLWDLASLTKVIAVWALIGTWWQTGALDLDEPLGRLMPDRVDGAPLSPVTVRQLLTHTAGLPWRSRLRELYGTEPERIRRGSLREALNRPPGQAVDCTDRAALILGYLAEHLGGAPLPNLATERVWAPLGMDDTRCGPLPDDLAVRAAPTEVDAETGNRLRGRPHDFSARLLGGACGIAGAFGSLDDLARFLTHMVAPGPAAFSEKWVRESLQTQTGDLQPSRGLFWHPATDADDGVWAHYGFTVPQPGSPPIGARGRSFSPTRSITAATGSPSGNYATPCGRPHSEAVVIWPSGSPGEAICGKTDIRFPFIFPL